In Pectinophora gossypiella chromosome 1, ilPecGoss1.1, whole genome shotgun sequence, one genomic interval encodes:
- the LOC126382202 gene encoding uncharacterized protein LOC126382202 isoform X1: MNFLDHHRLCNLQLLVRNEGKIKSYESCCDIRAWSHNVRTRDIYLREWIKCDMPLCVVPCSTLIGFFRTMTCKRSGRATPRCHPDCKSKVILESITTSCDAIKECLKADESLEKYFMEANLETSHWPCERCLEALKSIKTFWRIMLERVFAINVTRNECFQDSSCCTTDSVRNMARIWKKDMIQQAMFVKTITPQIVCQNRARNCCKKQAIKKVSSCHISAPCSDGDAKPLLRKSSRITCCSNRHSSSHKRVTIDCSPSSSLCKTCQTPPRRLCRCISAKVRTADVGINCSDCGEVKAYRSSVECIKKNYDLQREEIEQLKKENCSLKCELQNIYKTCKWKAYYCTDSMKSEKGCTKGCTDIVPQPFDYCVDDNTTCTTCTSAKDADSELVITMKNCKHESFRHVSLLQVLHKTNDPCVQDNNIGAPCYKSEDPIALLSKVQATLGAMVKRELALAKCRKRCGSNSEIEASFQRVNACKSSASHTTLSSRCTVG, translated from the exons ATGAATTTCCTAGATCACCACAGGCTGTGTAATCTTCAGCTGCTGGTGCGCAACGAGGGTAAGATCAAATCATACGAGTCCTGCTGCGACATCCGGGCATGGAGCCATAACGTGCGCACACGCGACATCTACCTCAGGGAATGGATAAAGTGCGATATGCCCCTTTGTGTTGTTCCCTGCAGCACCTTAATCGGTTTCTTCAGAACCATGACTTGTAAAAGAAGTGGAAGG GCTACTCCACGTTGCCATCCCGATTGCAAGTCAAAAGTGATTCTTGAGAGTATTACTACATCATGTGATGCTATAAAAGAATGCCTGAAGGCAGATGAAAGTTTGGAGAAGTATTTTATGGAGGCAA ACCTTGAAACAAGCCATTGGCCTTGTGAAAGATGTTTGGAGGCATTGAAAAGTATCAAAACATTTTGGAGAATAATGTTGGAAAGAGTTTTTGCCATAAACGTTACCAGAAACGAGTGTTTCCAGGACAGCAGTTGTTGCACAACCGACAGCGTTCGCAATATGGCTCGTATATGGAAGAAGGATATGATACAACAAGCGATGTTTGTCAAAACTATCACACCACAAATTGTTTGTCAGAATCGCGCTCGAAATTGCTGCAAAAAGCAAGCCATTAAAAAAGTGAGCAGTTGCCATATTTCTGCACCGTGCAGTGATGGAGACGCCAAGCCGTTGTTACGAAAGTCTAGCAGAATCACGTGCTGCTCCAATAGACACAGTAGTAGCCATAAAAGAGTAACAATTGACTGTTCACCTAGTAGTAGTTTGTGTAAGACATGTCAAACCCCGCCGAGAAGATTATGTAGATGTATTTCAGCTAAAGTCAGAACGGCGGATGTCGGAATTAACTGCAGTGATTGCGGCGAAGTAAAAGCTTACAGGTCAAGCGTGGAATGTATAAAGAAAAATTATGACTTGCAAAGAGAGGAAATCGAACAGCTGAAGAAAGAAAATTGCTCGTTGAAATGTGAATTACAAAACATATATAAAACTTGCAAATGGAAAGCGTATTATTGTACAGATTCTATGAAATCAGAAAAAGGATGTACAAAAGGATGCACAGATATTGTTCCACAACCGTTTGATTATTGTGTTGATGACAATACTACCTGTACCACCTGTACCTCGGCCAAAGATGCTGATTCAGAATTAGTAATCACAATGAAAAATTGTAAGCACGAG AGTTTTAGACATGTGAGTTTGTTACAAGTGCTTCATAAAACGAATGATCCGTGTGTGCAAGATAACAATATTGGGGCACCCTGTTATAAAAGCGAAGACCCTATTGCTTTATTATCAAAAG TTCAAGCGACTTTGGGAGCGATGGTCAAGAGGGAGTTGGCATTAGCCAAGTGCAGGAAGAGGTGCGGTAGTAACTCAGAAATCGAAGCTTCCTTTCAAAGAGTAAATGCTTGTAAATCATCCGCATCACACACAACGCTATCGTCCCGATGTACGGTTGGCTAG
- the LOC126382202 gene encoding uncharacterized protein LOC126382202 isoform X2: MNFLDHHRLCNLQLLVRNEGKIKSYESCCDIRAWSHNVRTRDIYLREWIKCDMPLCVVPCSTLIGFFRTMTCKRSGRATPRCHPDCKSKVILESITTSCDAIKECLKADESLEKYFMEANLETSHWPCERCLEALKSIKTFWRIMLERVFAINVTRNECFQDSSCCTTDSVRNMARIWKKDMIQQAMFVKTITPQIVCQNRARNCCKKQAIKKVSSCHISAPCSDGDAKPLLRKSSRITCCSNRHSSSHKRVTIDCSPSSSLCKTCQTPPRRLCRCISAKVRTADVGINCSDCGEVKAYRSSVECIKKNYDLQREEIEQLKKENCSLKCELQNIYKTCKWKAYYCTDSMKSEKGCTKGCTDIVPQPFDYCVDDNTTCTTCTSAKDADSELVITMKN; this comes from the exons ATGAATTTCCTAGATCACCACAGGCTGTGTAATCTTCAGCTGCTGGTGCGCAACGAGGGTAAGATCAAATCATACGAGTCCTGCTGCGACATCCGGGCATGGAGCCATAACGTGCGCACACGCGACATCTACCTCAGGGAATGGATAAAGTGCGATATGCCCCTTTGTGTTGTTCCCTGCAGCACCTTAATCGGTTTCTTCAGAACCATGACTTGTAAAAGAAGTGGAAGG GCTACTCCACGTTGCCATCCCGATTGCAAGTCAAAAGTGATTCTTGAGAGTATTACTACATCATGTGATGCTATAAAAGAATGCCTGAAGGCAGATGAAAGTTTGGAGAAGTATTTTATGGAGGCAA ACCTTGAAACAAGCCATTGGCCTTGTGAAAGATGTTTGGAGGCATTGAAAAGTATCAAAACATTTTGGAGAATAATGTTGGAAAGAGTTTTTGCCATAAACGTTACCAGAAACGAGTGTTTCCAGGACAGCAGTTGTTGCACAACCGACAGCGTTCGCAATATGGCTCGTATATGGAAGAAGGATATGATACAACAAGCGATGTTTGTCAAAACTATCACACCACAAATTGTTTGTCAGAATCGCGCTCGAAATTGCTGCAAAAAGCAAGCCATTAAAAAAGTGAGCAGTTGCCATATTTCTGCACCGTGCAGTGATGGAGACGCCAAGCCGTTGTTACGAAAGTCTAGCAGAATCACGTGCTGCTCCAATAGACACAGTAGTAGCCATAAAAGAGTAACAATTGACTGTTCACCTAGTAGTAGTTTGTGTAAGACATGTCAAACCCCGCCGAGAAGATTATGTAGATGTATTTCAGCTAAAGTCAGAACGGCGGATGTCGGAATTAACTGCAGTGATTGCGGCGAAGTAAAAGCTTACAGGTCAAGCGTGGAATGTATAAAGAAAAATTATGACTTGCAAAGAGAGGAAATCGAACAGCTGAAGAAAGAAAATTGCTCGTTGAAATGTGAATTACAAAACATATATAAAACTTGCAAATGGAAAGCGTATTATTGTACAGATTCTATGAAATCAGAAAAAGGATGTACAAAAGGATGCACAGATATTGTTCCACAACCGTTTGATTATTGTGTTGATGACAATACTACCTGTACCACCTGTACCTCGGCCAAAGATGCTGATTCAGAATTAGTAATCACAATGAAAAATT AG
- the LOC126367405 gene encoding lipase 3-like translates to MMRLRHISFVVLAILYANTNVSGQEEDIYKTDPNILEDASLDPFSLIRKYGYPCEIHRVYTEDQYILEMHRVPHGRENTTQGPKPVVFLMHGLLSSSAEWVLMQPGKGLAYILAEAGYDVWMGNARGNTYSRLHVSLNTKFSAFWRFSWHEIGYYDLPAMIDYVIKETGIDKIHYVGFSQGTTVFWVMMSTRPEYNEKIVAMQALAPVAYIGNVRSPLIKALAPFTNSLETIFKILGTNEVLPNGKINELAGQSLCTEEAITQVLCTNLLFLICGFNEEQLNATMFPVVLGHTPAGASTRQLVHFGQLYKSGKFVQFDHGWLGNKRRYGSFKPPPYNLSAIRVPTFLHYADNDWLSTPKDVDKLAKEAPAVIGKYRAPLDKFNHLDFVFAIDAKKLIYDRIMNIMARFN, encoded by the exons ATGATGCGTTTGAGACACATTTCTTTCGTTGTGCTAGCGATATTGTATGCTAATACAAATGTTAGTGGACAAGAAGAGGATATTTATAAAACAGACCCTAATATTCTAGAAGATGCAAGTCTAGACCCG TTTTCCCTGATCCGCAAATATGGTTACCCGTGCGAGATCCACCGGGTGTACACGGAAGACCAGTATATACTGGAGATGCACCGGGTACCCCATGGCAGGGAAAATACGACTCAGGGTCCGAAACCTGTGGTCTTCCTCATGCATGGTCTACTCTCGTCTTCCGCAGAGTGGGTGCTTATGCAGCCGGGGAAGGGACTTG CATACATTTTAGCAGAAGCTGGCTACGACGTGTGGATGGGCAATGCTCGTGGGAACACCTACTCCCGTCTCCACGTCTCCTTGAACACCAAATTCTCTGCCTTCTGGCGATTCAGCTGGCACGAAATCGGCTACTACGACTTACCAGCAATGATCGATTACGTCATCAAAGAAACTGGGATTGATAAAATCCACTATGTAGGATTTTCACAAGGAACCACGGTGTTTTGGGTCATGATGTCGACAAGACCGGAGTACAATGAGAAGATAGTAGCTATGCAAGCGTTAGCGCCCGTCGCCTACATCGGGAACGTTCGAAGTCCTCTCATTAAAGCTTTGGCGCCGTTTACTAACTCTTTAGAA ACGATATTCAAGATATTGGGCACTAATGAAGTTCTACCAAATGGTAAAATTAATGAACTCGCAGGACAGTCTCTTTGCACTGAAGAAGCCATCACCCAAGTGCTCTGTACAAATCTTTTGTTCCTTATATGTGGGTTTAATGAAGAGCAGCTGAATGCT ACAATGTTCCCAGTGGTGTTAGGACACACCCCAGCTGGAGCATCAACCAGACAACTGGTGCACTTCGGCCAGCTTTACAAGTCTGGCAAGTTCGTTCAGTTCGACCACGGGTGGCTTGGCAACAAACGTCGGTACGGAAGCTTCAAGCCACCGCCGTACAATTTGTCTGCCATTAGAGTGCCAACCTTCCTTCACTATGCTGATAATGACTGGCTGTCTACTCCTAAAGACGTTGACAAGCTCGCCAAAGAAGCACCTGCAGTCATCGGCAAATACAGGGCTCCACTAGACAAGTTCAACCACCTAGACTTCGTCTTCGCTATCGACGCAAAGAAACTCATCTACGATCGGATCATGAATATAATGGCACGGTTTAattga